In Deltaproteobacteria bacterium, one DNA window encodes the following:
- the hflB gene encoding ATP-dependent zinc metalloprotease FtsH: MSKTELNKTPSLHPEQPSGHESWWITAVILAVVLGGTLVYLSRQTVDATTTIAYSEFLTKVASGAINEVTIVGDEIVATGPNEANLPRPNRYRTVSMEDPGLVSRLEAQGVKFRRELPHSWYSGLFSWLLPLLIFYAFWSFILRRAAGAQPGILAMTKSKARMYMETEITTTFADVAGIDEAKGELEEIVNFLREPVRFARLGGRMPKGVLLVGPPGTGKTLLARAIAGEAGVPFFSINGSEFVEMYVGLGAARVRDLFKDTKKHAPCILFIDEIDALGKSRALGLGHLSANDEKEQTLNQLLAEMDGFDPREGVVLLAATNRPEILDAALLRAGRFDRQILVALPDQAGRRQILAVHLKHIKAASTLPADHIAALTPGFSGADLANLVNEAALVATRRGADAVTESDFTIAIERIVAGLEQRSRLMHPDERRRIAVHEMGHATVALALGTTDKVHKISIIPRGMGALGYTLRRPTEDRYVQVRSELLSKLSVLLAGRAAECEILGEPSTGAADDLAKATSLARSLVSTLGMSDKLGLAVLEDQQALYLTPTTASPAVAGIGSTTADLVTQEIRQLLQDAYLRATSLITANRPLVEAGVAKLLERETLDEREIAALCACHGLATHLTADPARTLGDLPGLATLANVKTQ, encoded by the coding sequence ATGTCAAAAACCGAATTAAATAAGACCCCTTCGCTGCATCCCGAGCAGCCATCGGGCCATGAGTCTTGGTGGATTACGGCGGTAATCTTGGCCGTGGTCCTAGGCGGCACTCTGGTCTACCTAAGTCGGCAGACCGTAGACGCGACGACGACCATCGCTTACAGCGAATTCCTCACTAAGGTTGCCAGCGGTGCCATCAACGAGGTGACGATCGTGGGCGACGAGATTGTTGCCACCGGCCCCAACGAGGCTAACCTCCCGAGACCCAACCGGTACCGCACGGTATCCATGGAGGATCCAGGCCTGGTAAGTCGCCTGGAGGCGCAAGGAGTCAAGTTCCGGCGCGAGCTACCGCACTCATGGTACAGCGGTCTTTTCTCTTGGCTGCTACCACTCCTCATATTTTACGCATTTTGGAGCTTTATTTTGCGCCGCGCTGCAGGTGCGCAACCAGGTATCCTGGCTATGACGAAGTCGAAGGCCCGGATGTACATGGAAACCGAAATCACCACCACGTTTGCCGATGTTGCTGGCATCGATGAGGCCAAGGGGGAACTCGAAGAGATTGTGAACTTTCTCCGCGAACCGGTACGATTTGCCCGACTGGGTGGACGTATGCCAAAGGGTGTCCTCCTAGTCGGCCCGCCCGGTACTGGCAAAACCCTGCTAGCCAGAGCTATCGCCGGCGAAGCAGGGGTTCCCTTTTTCTCAATCAACGGATCTGAATTCGTCGAAATGTATGTGGGACTTGGCGCAGCAAGAGTGCGCGATCTCTTTAAGGACACAAAAAAACATGCTCCTTGCATCCTCTTTATCGATGAAATCGACGCCCTCGGCAAATCACGCGCTCTAGGTCTGGGTCACTTATCGGCCAACGATGAAAAGGAACAAACACTCAATCAGCTACTCGCCGAAATGGACGGCTTCGATCCACGCGAGGGAGTGGTGCTGCTTGCCGCCACTAATCGACCTGAAATACTCGATGCCGCCCTACTGAGGGCTGGGCGTTTTGATCGACAAATCTTGGTAGCCCTGCCAGATCAGGCAGGACGACGGCAGATACTAGCAGTCCACTTGAAACACATTAAAGCGGCCTCCACATTACCGGCAGATCATATCGCAGCACTGACTCCAGGATTCTCGGGAGCTGACCTGGCTAATCTTGTAAACGAGGCAGCACTAGTTGCCACACGGCGGGGTGCCGATGCCGTCACGGAAAGTGACTTCACCATAGCGATTGAACGAATCGTCGCTGGGCTCGAGCAGCGTTCGCGACTCATGCACCCCGACGAACGCCGTCGCATCGCTGTACACGAGATGGGTCACGCAACCGTGGCTCTGGCCCTTGGCACCACTGATAAAGTTCATAAAATCAGTATTATTCCCCGCGGCATGGGGGCTCTAGGTTATACCCTGCGCCGCCCCACTGAGGATCGCTACGTCCAAGTGCGATCGGAACTCCTGAGCAAACTGTCCGTGCTTCTCGCTGGTCGGGCCGCGGAATGTGAGATCCTCGGCGAACCATCGACCGGTGCCGCGGACGATCTTGCCAAGGCGACAAGCCTAGCCAGATCCTTAGTGAGCACGCTAGGCATGAGCGACAAACTCGGCCTGGCTGTTCTCGAGGACCAGCAAGCACTGTATCTGACGCCAACCACGGCTAGCCCTGCAGTAGCTGGCATCGGCTCAACAACTGCTGATTTAGTTACCCAAGAAATCCGCCAACTCTTGCAAGATGCTTACTTAAGAGCGACATCTTTGATCACAGCCAATCGTCCTTTGGTAGAGGCTGGCGTAGCGAAGCTGCTTGAAAGAGAAACGCTGGATGAGCGAGAGATTGCCGCCCTCTGCGCATGCCACGGTCTCGCAACGCACCTCACTGCTGACCCAGCGAGGACCCTAGGGGATTTGCCAGGACTTGCCACGTTAGCAAATGTTAAGACGCAGTAA
- a CDS encoding hybrid sensor histidine kinase/response regulator: MSFSGEELDEFKAESLELLENAEKQLLSIDSGGDFRAAFDATFRCFHNLKGAAGMMDLENLQVHTHKLEELLMSFKEATSMPKPYVTLFLRGIDASRILIDGGVVDFSYDVEGDGAASTKPPATRDTQVPKAPAIRTPELSAEAIDEFLSECEEIVERVSANLQAMEAGGETGLAVKSRTDDIYRDIHSMKGSAFLYAYKKLGDLTHAMESSLEKIRHETHLPSKELLNALFRSLEIIDQYIQLVRSKTDRSTLDLLIPNMENVLNICAVNLPLNFSGTGSIAKPPVSAPIALQAPMTPQLATTSSMRDAELYETTKMSDENFSLPSTKDIHQPIVNKESEGATSVRVPISLLDNLMTLMGEMVLVRNQVIQFANKSDDLEFSSMSKRLNVVTSEIHEEMMKTRMQPIGNVLTKFNRVVRDLSQDLGKQINLHLHGTETELDKSLLEAIKDPLTHIVRNSCDHGIETPEARRKSGKTEVGNITIRAYHEGGQVIIEIQDDGKGLHRDAILQKALEKGLITQAEVPTLTEKQVFNLIFEAGFSTAAKITNVSGRGVGMDVVRTNIERIGGTVELASAAGSGTKTKIKIPLTLAIIPALIVNSGNGTYAIPQVRLEELVRVEQSSATHRVEIVHGVPVFRLRGNILPLVDLNAVLTRENRTDYRDGTLNIAVLNADQFSFGLIIDRIQDTADIVVKPLNRLIKSLQIYSGATVLGDGAVALILDIPGIAKVARLETAAARAIETSEDLAEKAKASSEVQDYLIVRLNSPTKHGIVLGFVHRLEEFRRSEIEYSGRLPVVRYRDVILPLISANEHLGYPPGDSSSTFVSVVVIKKKDALYGLMVDEIMDTLSTAADLDSKINAHSGIFGCLNTPQELIVVIDPFDVIERQYPNSKQQELYPAPSLASGPEAQPVDGQFPKIPATILLAEDTAFFRKAIKAVLEKTGYKVVCANDGQEAMDLLADPRNTFDLIVSDIEMPRLNGFQLAEAIRKHHTHGKLPMLAVSSRADIHSMEAGLKAGYDRYLEKLKPTILLSAVSELITKARKAA, translated from the coding sequence ATGTCATTTTCAGGCGAAGAACTAGACGAGTTCAAAGCGGAATCGCTTGAGCTTCTCGAAAATGCCGAAAAACAGCTGCTATCCATCGATAGCGGTGGCGACTTCCGCGCTGCATTCGACGCGACCTTCCGCTGCTTCCACAACCTCAAGGGGGCCGCAGGCATGATGGATCTGGAAAATCTCCAGGTCCATACCCATAAGCTTGAAGAGCTACTGATGAGCTTTAAAGAAGCTACCAGCATGCCCAAGCCCTACGTGACCTTGTTCCTCCGGGGCATCGACGCCTCGCGCATCCTGATTGATGGAGGCGTGGTCGACTTCAGTTACGACGTTGAGGGCGACGGTGCCGCATCAACTAAGCCCCCAGCTACACGTGACACTCAAGTACCAAAGGCCCCTGCGATCAGGACGCCAGAACTATCGGCAGAAGCTATCGACGAGTTTTTGTCCGAATGTGAAGAGATCGTGGAACGCGTGTCGGCAAACTTGCAGGCCATGGAAGCTGGGGGGGAGACAGGCCTAGCCGTCAAGTCGCGAACCGACGACATCTACCGCGACATACATTCGATGAAAGGTTCGGCCTTCCTTTATGCTTACAAAAAACTTGGCGACCTAACGCACGCCATGGAGTCTAGTCTAGAGAAAATTCGCCACGAAACGCATCTGCCATCGAAAGAGCTTCTAAACGCTCTCTTTCGCAGTCTTGAGATCATCGATCAGTATATACAACTAGTGCGCTCCAAGACTGACCGAAGCACTCTCGACCTCCTGATCCCTAATATGGAAAACGTCCTGAACATCTGCGCCGTAAATCTCCCTCTCAACTTCAGCGGCACCGGCAGCATTGCGAAACCGCCCGTGTCAGCGCCGATCGCGCTACAAGCTCCTATGACGCCACAATTGGCGACAACTTCATCCATGCGAGATGCCGAACTCTACGAGACAACGAAAATGAGTGATGAAAACTTCAGTCTCCCCTCAACTAAAGACATTCACCAGCCCATCGTAAACAAAGAGAGCGAGGGCGCCACCTCAGTGCGCGTGCCGATATCGCTTCTAGACAACCTGATGACATTGATGGGTGAGATGGTACTTGTGCGCAATCAGGTAATCCAGTTTGCCAACAAATCGGATGACCTGGAATTTAGCAGCATGAGCAAAAGGCTCAACGTCGTGACCAGCGAAATCCACGAAGAGATGATGAAAACCAGGATGCAGCCCATCGGCAACGTCCTGACCAAGTTCAATCGCGTCGTGAGAGACCTATCGCAAGATTTAGGCAAGCAGATCAATCTCCACTTACATGGAACGGAAACGGAACTCGACAAATCGCTGCTAGAGGCCATAAAGGACCCACTGACCCACATCGTCCGTAACTCCTGCGATCACGGCATTGAGACTCCCGAGGCCAGGCGCAAGTCGGGAAAAACCGAGGTCGGCAACATCACCATCAGGGCCTATCATGAAGGCGGCCAAGTGATTATCGAAATTCAGGATGACGGCAAAGGGCTGCATCGCGATGCCATTTTACAGAAAGCGTTGGAAAAAGGTCTCATCACCCAAGCTGAGGTCCCTACACTTACTGAAAAGCAAGTATTCAACCTGATCTTCGAGGCCGGATTCTCGACCGCTGCGAAAATCACCAACGTGTCTGGCCGCGGTGTCGGTATGGATGTGGTGCGGACCAATATCGAGCGTATAGGTGGCACCGTCGAGCTTGCGAGCGCCGCTGGCTCTGGCACCAAGACAAAAATTAAAATCCCGCTCACGCTAGCCATCATTCCAGCGCTGATAGTCAATAGTGGTAACGGTACCTATGCCATTCCGCAGGTACGACTTGAAGAACTTGTGCGTGTCGAGCAATCCTCCGCGACGCACCGCGTTGAGATCGTCCACGGAGTCCCTGTATTCCGCCTCCGCGGGAACATCCTGCCGCTCGTCGACTTAAATGCAGTGCTGACGCGCGAAAATAGAACGGACTACCGTGACGGCACGCTCAACATAGCCGTTCTCAATGCCGACCAATTCTCGTTCGGACTCATCATAGACCGCATTCAGGACACAGCTGATATCGTCGTCAAGCCACTCAATCGCCTGATCAAGTCGCTACAGATTTACTCCGGTGCTACCGTGCTTGGCGATGGTGCCGTCGCTCTGATTCTCGACATCCCTGGCATCGCCAAGGTGGCGCGCCTCGAGACAGCGGCCGCTCGCGCCATCGAGACTTCGGAGGACCTAGCGGAAAAAGCCAAGGCCTCGTCCGAGGTACAGGATTATCTGATCGTACGCCTCAATTCGCCGACCAAACATGGCATTGTGCTAGGATTTGTCCATCGGCTTGAGGAATTCCGCCGCAGTGAGATTGAATACTCGGGACGTCTACCGGTGGTCCGCTATCGCGACGTCATACTCCCACTCATATCGGCCAACGAACATCTAGGCTATCCCCCGGGCGACTCATCCTCTACTTTCGTATCGGTCGTGGTCATCAAGAAAAAAGATGCCCTCTACGGCTTGATGGTTGACGAGATTATGGACACACTTTCAACGGCCGCTGATCTAGATTCTAAGATAAACGCGCATAGCGGTATCTTTGGTTGCCTTAACACGCCGCAAGAGCTCATCGTCGTCATCGATCCATTTGACGTCATTGAACGACAATATCCAAACTCGAAACAGCAGGAGTTGTATCCAGCTCCGTCGCTTGCGTCAGGACCAGAGGCGCAACCAGTCGACGGTCAGTTCCCTAAAATACCAGCTACCATACTCCTAGCTGAGGACACGGCGTTCTTCCGCAAGGCTATCAAAGCGGTGCTTGAGAAAACAGGATACAAAGTCGTCTGCGCTAACGACGGTCAGGAGGCTATGGATTTGCTGGCCGATCCGAGAAATACCTTTGATCTTATTGTCTCTGACATTGAAATGCCTCGCCTAAACGGCTTTCAATTAGCTGAGGCTATCCGCAAGCATCATACACACGGCAAGCTGCCGATGCTCGCCGTAAGCTCTAGGGCGGATATCCATTCCATGGAGGCAGGACTCAAGGCCGGCTACGACCGCTACTTGGAAAAGCTCAAGCCCACCATACTGCTGAGCGCCGTCTCGGAACTCATTACTAAAGCGAGGAAAGCAGCATGA
- a CDS encoding chemotaxis protein CheW, with amino-acid sequence MSATAIDYVRRRPVEQLTTFLIDGHLFGIDVLKIEEVTGKQKVYEVPRSPSFIRGLVNLRGQIVTALGLRELFQKDSSRREDQMSVVCKLDGNLVALVVDSIGDVVEIERSLFESPPDTIPAEVRRFIKGIYKMNGQLMSVIDLAAIEKEFSPNTDPATTRIN; translated from the coding sequence ATGAGCGCCACCGCCATCGATTATGTCCGCCGTCGACCAGTCGAACAATTGACCACGTTTCTTATAGACGGCCATCTTTTTGGTATCGATGTCCTTAAGATTGAAGAAGTCACTGGCAAGCAAAAAGTCTACGAGGTACCACGGTCACCAAGTTTCATCCGTGGCCTGGTCAATCTACGCGGTCAAATCGTGACAGCGCTAGGACTAAGAGAACTATTCCAAAAAGACTCGAGTCGGCGCGAGGATCAAATGTCCGTCGTATGCAAACTTGATGGCAATCTCGTAGCACTCGTCGTTGATTCCATAGGCGACGTCGTCGAGATTGAGCGTTCCCTATTCGAGTCACCTCCGGACACAATCCCCGCCGAGGTGAGACGTTTTATCAAGGGGATTTACAAGATGAACGGTCAACTCATGAGTGTGATTGACCTTGCTGCGATAGAGAAGGAGTTTTCCCCCAACACCGATCCCGCAACGACGAGAATCAACTAA
- a CDS encoding peptide MFS transporter gives MHESVSLPEHIKGRTLFGHPIGLFVLFLTEMWERFSYYGMRGLLKLYMVNYLFIGSRQLLQGGSERIAGDPGTVLGWSWIQSLLPLDVQGQASVIYGWYTGLVYLTPLVGGLIADRYWGQRKTVVFGGLLMALGHFVMAFENWFFLALLLLILGNGAFKPNISTQVGNLYDQDDPRRDGAFTIFYMGINLGAFICNLVCGTLAAIYGWHYGFAAAGIGMVIGLGVYLWGQRYLAPDLKMATATQGKEAAKSRTAVSKLSSEEWRRIGALLVLCVLNIVFWAVYEQQGNTMQTWADENTIWPTVFSFAIPSTWFQSFNPLFIFMFAPLLDMFWMAQARRGKEPSSVAKMAIGCAILGLSFIVMIVAARVVGDGKGSLMWPVVCTLLMTVGELYLSPVGLSLVTKVAPARMVSMMMGMWFLSSFFGNILSGYIGALYSSMQKDSFFILLTVLGLAAGGAIMLMARPIARATGHAR, from the coding sequence ATGCACGAGAGCGTTAGTTTGCCGGAGCATATCAAGGGTCGGACGCTGTTTGGGCATCCCATCGGTCTCTTTGTGCTCTTCCTGACCGAGATGTGGGAGCGCTTTTCTTACTACGGAATGCGCGGACTCCTGAAGCTCTACATGGTCAACTACCTCTTTATTGGCAGCAGACAGTTACTACAGGGCGGCAGCGAGCGCATTGCTGGCGATCCCGGCACCGTCCTGGGATGGTCCTGGATTCAGTCGCTCTTACCGCTTGATGTCCAGGGGCAGGCTTCGGTCATCTATGGTTGGTACACCGGCTTGGTGTATCTTACCCCACTTGTTGGTGGGCTGATCGCAGACCGCTACTGGGGACAACGAAAGACGGTGGTGTTTGGCGGACTTTTGATGGCCCTCGGTCACTTTGTCATGGCCTTTGAAAATTGGTTCTTCCTCGCTCTGCTACTACTGATTCTCGGCAACGGCGCCTTTAAACCTAACATCTCGACGCAGGTCGGTAACCTCTACGACCAGGACGATCCGCGCCGCGACGGTGCGTTCACGATTTTTTACATGGGGATCAACCTCGGGGCGTTTATCTGCAATCTGGTCTGCGGGACTTTGGCTGCAATTTATGGTTGGCACTACGGCTTTGCCGCAGCTGGTATCGGCATGGTGATCGGTCTCGGCGTCTATCTTTGGGGGCAGCGCTACTTGGCTCCGGATCTCAAGATGGCAACCGCTACGCAAGGTAAAGAGGCCGCTAAGAGCCGCACCGCGGTAAGCAAACTATCGTCTGAGGAATGGCGGCGGATTGGGGCGCTTTTGGTGTTATGCGTCCTCAATATCGTCTTCTGGGCTGTCTATGAGCAGCAAGGCAACACCATGCAAACATGGGCCGATGAAAATACGATTTGGCCTACGGTGTTTAGTTTCGCCATCCCGTCGACGTGGTTTCAGTCGTTCAATCCACTATTTATTTTCATGTTTGCGCCTCTCCTCGACATGTTCTGGATGGCTCAGGCGCGCCGCGGCAAGGAACCCTCGAGCGTAGCCAAGATGGCGATCGGCTGCGCCATCCTCGGTTTATCTTTCATAGTCATGATTGTTGCAGCACGCGTAGTTGGTGATGGTAAGGGCAGCCTCATGTGGCCAGTTGTTTGCACGCTCCTCATGACGGTAGGCGAGCTTTACTTGTCGCCGGTTGGGCTGTCTTTGGTCACTAAAGTAGCACCCGCACGCATGGTATCCATGATGATGGGGATGTGGTTTCTCTCCAGCTTTTTTGGCAATATTCTCTCGGGATATATCGGTGCGCTCTACAGTTCAATGCAGAAGGATAGCTTCTTTATCCTGCTCACCGTGTTAGGTTTAGCCGCTGGTGGGGCGATCATGCTGATGGCGCGTCCCATTGCGCGCGCTACGGGTCATGCTCGCTAA
- a CDS encoding PAS domain S-box protein, whose protein sequence is MSALKNAEQLVYGMNKVMGRPDTDDPAGMLTAMNRSQAVAEYSMDGLLLNANDNFLKLTGYELSEVKGRTHSMFCDANYTQSDKYKVFWERLRHGEFDSGEYKRVGKGGREIWVSESYCPVVDASGKPCKVITFATNITETRQELQVRTAIMNVTSIVSEANLKGDIMSINEKFIDVSKYSREELIGKPHNTTRHPDMPKEVFKEMWATIARGKIFRGVIKNRAKDGTPYYVDAVIAPILSERGRPKKYLGVRYDITEMETERQNMRGVIRAIDASYAYVEFDTSGNVLSCNKNFTETMGYSQDEAAGKHHRLFCDSTYANSLDYSQFWPDLKAGRTKSGIFKRVTKMGKEVWLQAVYAPVTDEVGRVVKVIKIATDVTEQQNMIASIQETSSTLASAAAELTATATEMAKIAGRTSQESESAAAASEQVSAGVQTVATNVEEMVASIKEIGRSTHESAQMAKQTTAKVQESNTIITKLGTSSQEIGAVIKVISSIAQQTNLLALNATIEAARAGEAGKGFAVVANEVKELAKQTAKATDDITNKIGAIQTDTKSAVEAISGISQAVEKLNGLSGVVATAIEEQTATTNEISRVVVESKKGVESIARTLKTVSSAANESTSSSNQTLTASRGLAQLSEKLSQLVKKTQKVG, encoded by the coding sequence ATGAGCGCACTCAAGAATGCCGAACAACTAGTTTACGGAATGAACAAAGTCATGGGTCGCCCCGATACGGACGATCCCGCTGGTATGCTCACCGCTATGAACCGTTCTCAGGCGGTTGCCGAATACAGTATGGACGGTCTGCTACTTAATGCTAACGATAACTTTCTCAAACTGACCGGTTATGAGCTCAGTGAGGTCAAAGGTCGGACGCACAGCATGTTCTGCGATGCCAATTATACTCAGAGTGACAAGTACAAAGTCTTCTGGGAGCGTCTACGCCACGGCGAATTTGACTCTGGCGAATATAAGCGCGTCGGCAAGGGCGGACGCGAGATCTGGGTATCCGAGTCCTACTGCCCCGTCGTCGATGCTAGCGGCAAGCCATGCAAAGTTATCACTTTCGCTACCAATATTACAGAGACACGGCAGGAGCTTCAGGTACGGACCGCCATCATGAATGTCACAAGTATTGTCTCCGAGGCTAATCTCAAAGGTGACATTATGAGCATCAATGAAAAGTTCATTGATGTCTCAAAATATAGCCGCGAGGAGTTAATTGGTAAGCCCCACAACACCACACGTCACCCCGACATGCCAAAGGAAGTGTTCAAGGAAATGTGGGCAACGATCGCGCGTGGCAAAATATTCCGTGGGGTCATCAAAAACCGCGCCAAAGACGGCACACCCTACTACGTCGATGCTGTGATCGCGCCGATCCTCAGCGAACGCGGCCGGCCAAAAAAATATCTAGGCGTACGCTACGACATTACCGAAATGGAAACTGAGCGCCAAAATATGCGCGGCGTCATTAGAGCGATTGATGCCTCCTATGCCTACGTTGAATTCGACACCTCTGGTAACGTCCTCAGCTGCAACAAAAACTTCACGGAAACGATGGGATACAGTCAAGATGAAGCCGCCGGCAAGCATCACCGCCTCTTTTGCGATTCAACCTATGCCAACAGTTTAGACTACAGCCAATTCTGGCCAGATCTCAAAGCGGGACGCACCAAAAGTGGCATCTTTAAACGCGTCACCAAGATGGGTAAAGAAGTCTGGCTCCAAGCCGTCTACGCTCCCGTTACCGATGAGGTAGGGCGTGTCGTCAAGGTCATTAAAATAGCCACCGATGTCACCGAGCAGCAAAACATGATCGCCTCCATTCAGGAAACGTCCTCAACCCTGGCTAGTGCCGCCGCTGAGCTCACCGCTACTGCGACGGAGATGGCTAAGATTGCTGGCCGCACGAGTCAAGAATCTGAATCTGCGGCCGCAGCCTCGGAGCAAGTCTCTGCTGGCGTGCAAACCGTAGCCACGAACGTCGAGGAGATGGTGGCATCGATCAAGGAAATCGGACGCTCCACGCACGAATCGGCGCAGATGGCTAAACAGACGACGGCCAAAGTGCAGGAATCGAATACCATTATCACTAAGCTCGGCACCAGCAGCCAAGAGATCGGCGCCGTGATCAAAGTGATCAGTTCGATTGCGCAGCAGACAAATCTGCTGGCCCTCAATGCAACGATCGAAGCAGCTCGAGCCGGTGAGGCTGGCAAGGGTTTTGCCGTAGTCGCTAACGAGGTTAAAGAGCTCGCCAAGCAGACGGCCAAGGCCACCGACGACATCACGAATAAGATTGGCGCCATCCAAACCGACACCAAGTCTGCCGTGGAGGCTATCTCCGGCATCTCTCAAGCAGTCGAGAAACTAAACGGCCTATCTGGCGTCGTGGCAACAGCTATTGAGGAGCAAACAGCGACGACGAATGAGATCTCGCGCGTCGTCGTCGAATCGAAAAAGGGCGTCGAAAGTATAGCCCGTACCTTGAAAACCGTTTCGTCAGCGGCTAATGAAAGCACTTCAAGCTCGAATCAAACGCTCACGGCGTCGCGAGGACTGGCACAACTTTCCGAGAAACTGTCGCAACTCGTCAAAAAGACGCAAAAAGTCGGCTAA
- a CDS encoding MFS transporter, with amino-acid sequence MTAQANAELRGRGAWQDAVLNRPVLASALGNFVVTYDLVLFSIVRIPSLSNMGVSGHALLETGFDLLDIQMIGMLLGGIFWGVLADKLGRLPVLFAAPALYSIVNIYNAYVTTVDTYTVLRFLAGFGMAGELGAVMTIVSEMLPRETRGYSTSFVAGVGVMGAILAAIVTEHTDWETTYLVGGVLGLFSLAARLPLGESTMYERLRLSRDVQWGRLVWLVNSKERLRRLVHCVLLGMPSWFLIGILVTFSPEICAALGAESPVSAADGVIYYYIGLTLGCFVAGWLSQTWRSRRRALGVLVGLTSWIFIAFVLVERASPGVYYGMFTALGLFSGYWALFVSIPAEQFGTNLRGTATVLIPNIIRGSVVVLTAAVHFLSKSMGLVNGVAAVGAACFALSLIGIWRLPESFGRDLDFIER; translated from the coding sequence ATGACGGCGCAGGCAAATGCAGAACTACGAGGCCGAGGGGCCTGGCAGGATGCGGTGCTGAATAGGCCAGTGCTAGCCTCGGCCCTGGGCAACTTTGTTGTGACTTACGATTTGGTGCTCTTTAGTATCGTGCGGATTCCGAGTCTGAGCAATATGGGTGTTAGTGGCCACGCTCTGCTGGAGACGGGATTTGATCTGCTCGATATCCAGATGATTGGCATGCTTTTAGGTGGCATTTTCTGGGGCGTGCTTGCTGATAAGTTGGGGAGGCTTCCCGTACTTTTCGCTGCACCGGCACTCTACTCTATCGTCAACATCTACAATGCCTATGTCACCACGGTCGATACTTACACTGTGCTTCGATTCCTCGCCGGATTTGGCATGGCTGGCGAGCTTGGCGCGGTCATGACTATCGTGAGCGAAATGTTGCCGCGAGAGACTCGTGGCTACAGCACAAGTTTTGTCGCTGGCGTCGGGGTGATGGGCGCTATTTTAGCTGCTATTGTGACTGAGCATACCGATTGGGAGACGACTTACTTGGTAGGCGGAGTCCTGGGCCTATTTAGTTTAGCTGCCCGGTTGCCTCTCGGGGAATCGACGATGTACGAGCGCTTGCGTCTAAGTCGCGACGTACAGTGGGGGCGTCTCGTTTGGCTGGTGAATAGCAAAGAGAGGCTACGCCGGCTAGTTCACTGCGTACTGCTTGGTATGCCCAGTTGGTTTCTAATTGGGATTCTCGTTACATTTTCACCCGAAATTTGCGCTGCACTCGGAGCCGAGTCGCCTGTCTCGGCAGCCGATGGCGTCATTTACTACTATATAGGCCTGACGCTCGGTTGCTTCGTAGCTGGCTGGCTGAGCCAAACCTGGCGCAGCCGACGCCGTGCCCTTGGGGTGCTAGTTGGATTGACGAGCTGGATTTTCATAGCCTTTGTCCTAGTCGAGAGGGCGTCGCCAGGCGTGTACTACGGTATGTTTACCGCGCTCGGTCTGTTTTCCGGATACTGGGCTCTTTTCGTGTCGATTCCGGCGGAACAATTTGGCACGAATCTGCGTGGCACTGCTACCGTCCTGATTCCAAACATCATCAGGGGCTCGGTTGTGGTGCTTACTGCAGCGGTGCACTTCCTCAGCAAGTCTATGGGTTTGGTGAATGGCGTCGCCGCAGTCGGTGCAGCCTGCTTTGCGCTGTCCCTCATTGGTATCTGGCGGCTCCCCGAGTCCTTTGGTCGCGATCTGGATTTTATAGAAAGGTGA
- a CDS encoding inorganic diphosphatase, translating to MNPWHDVSIGDRAPEEFPVVIEVPKGSKVKYELHKESGLIKVDRILFSSVHYPANYGFIPQTYCDDKDPLDVLVLGQETIVPLAIMYARPIGVMKMVDQGEADDKVIAVHVHDPEFSHYHSISELPPHRIAEIKRFFEDYKILEHKKVVVEDFADAAVARQVVMAAVAMYQRDFGAKSV from the coding sequence ATGAACCCATGGCATGACGTCAGTATTGGTGACAGAGCACCCGAGGAATTCCCGGTGGTGATTGAAGTCCCCAAGGGATCTAAGGTCAAGTACGAGCTGCACAAAGAAAGCGGGTTGATCAAGGTCGACCGCATTCTATTTAGCAGTGTGCACTACCCGGCCAACTACGGGTTCATCCCGCAGACGTATTGTGACGATAAAGATCCATTGGACGTGCTGGTGCTCGGGCAGGAGACGATAGTCCCACTGGCTATCATGTACGCACGACCAATTGGTGTGATGAAGATGGTGGACCAGGGTGAGGCTGACGACAAGGTCATCGCCGTGCATGTTCACGATCCAGAATTTAGTCATTACCATTCGATCTCTGAACTACCGCCACACCGTATTGCCGAGATCAAAAGGTTCTTTGAGGACTATAAGATTCTCGAGCACAAAAAGGTCGTCGTGGAAGACTTCGCCGATGCCGCCGTGGCGCGCCAGGTCGTCATGGCTGCCGTGGCCATGTATCAGCGCGATTTTGGTGCTAAGTCTGTTTGA